The region TTTGTTTGAGCAtgtttatcatttttaatttATCTATGCGAGTTAAAAATGTTATAAATAGGTCTAAAATATAAATGTGTCATCTAAGGTTAATAAGACCGGAATATGACATGTTTAAATACTGTGTTAAATGTGTCGTGTCACGAGTTAACTTATTTATAAACGTGTCGTGTTCGAGTTTATATTGTATGACACGTTATTTAATCGTATCGTCTTTGTGTCGAGTATAATTGTGTAGTGTCGAAATCGTGTTGACTTGAAACATGACACAGTAACACGAATCGACAACCTAAAAAAATTAACAAGTGACAACATTTTATATCATGTTTTCATTTTTAtccttttaagttttttttttcaaaaagaaaaaaggtTTAGAATCGTTTCTGGGTTACTATCTGTAagtcttaattttctttttaatgtcTTTTAACATTTGATGTCATTTTTTATCTACTCTGTACCAGCTGGTCTCATTCCGGATGGGACACATGCCTTGATGATGATGGAGCTGCTGGTGGAGTGGGCTCAATCTCCTTTGGGACACCCTCATAAAAGATAGAAGTTGATTTTGCAACCTCAGGCAGCTTCTCTGCAACTTTCTCTGGATCTACTTCTTCCACTACAGTCTCAGCCTCGGCCACTCTCGTTCCCAACTCAAGGAATAGATCAACGTCAACATCCGTGAGGCTATTGTAGTATTCCACCTTACTTAGACGTGGCTTCAACATGGAAAAGACAACCAACCGCAATAACAAATAACATTTGTTACAAATGctttaataaaataacaaataacatTTGTTACAAATGCTTTAATAAAGTAAACCCTTAATAAATTAGTTTCATTATTTAAGAAGATAAAGTGAAACTTACACGAGTCGTGGCAAACAATTGAACCAACTGAGTTGTAGAAGGAAAGATATCGGTCTTGGTGGACCAACTAAGCATTCTGGGAATCTAGTTCCCATTATTCTCACCATATTTCCTCCCAATATCTGAAATGACCTGAAAAGCCCAATACTAAAGTGCGAGGGCATAACCATAGAAATTGTACTTGGACTATTTTTGTTGTTTCCCTGAACTGTCCTTCTTTTTATCCTCATACAATTTCAATTGTTTCTTCATGTCTCTCTGAACTCCTCTAATCAACTTTTTGAAAAGACAGCTTCCCCCACGGATACTTGAAGAAGTAATCAAGATCTCCAACCAACTTCAGTGAATCTCCCCATATGCTAGTTGTCTTCTTAGGGGCATGCAGTACCCCCTCGATCAAGTAGCATAAACCCAACTTAAATACATCTTCAGGGTTTGTACAATCCTTCAgagcatcttccaactgaccaaaactaaccttcacctcaccattaaaatattcctttATGATCTGATCACTAGTTAGGTGCTCTTTCAACTCATCTGTGGACGGCATCTTGCCAAAATTCAGACTGGTAACTAAGGCAAACTCCATAATACCGAATCTACATAGACTGTTCCCCACGTAGAACGgaccctcttcaagcttcttgcttTCAACCGTATGCAACATTAATTGGTGCAATAAGACCCCAGAAAAATTGAAGTCATTCGCCTTGAAGAACTGTCCCAATGGGCATGCCTTCGCCCATTCAATCAAGTCATGCCTCTCAAAATGCTTTATAAGGGTTACCATGTGAGCACTCCCCCTATAATTAAGACGGGATGAAAAGTGCTTCTCCAAAGGAATAATAAGGTCAGacatctgcaaaaaaaaaaaggttaataattttttttaataatatggtTTTCATCGAGTCCCATCGAGCCTTGCCGAGGTCATCAATTTCAAAGCCTATCGATAAttcatcgaggcctatcgaggtaatCTTAACTCTCAAACTTGCTATCTTATCGAAATTaattgaggcatgtcgaggtgATGACAACAGGTTTCATCGACGCCTATCGCGACTCATCGAAGCCTATCGAGCCACTCTTAAGTCTTAAACTTACTATCCTATCGAATTTAATCGAGGCATGTCGAGGAAACATTCATCGAACACTATCGAGGTTAgtcgaggtctatcgaggtaATCTTAAAACTACAATTTTCTAACCCAATCGAGTTGCATCGAGTTATGTCGAGGTGACATCCATCGAGGCTTATCAAGGTGAatgaaaaaaattggaaaaaaaatccAGATCTACATATTCCCAACCTGATCTACCACTATGCACAAAAATTATCCAAAAAACTCGCGCAGACCAAAAAAATGCAGTATAAACAAAAATATGGTTCGAGCCCTTACCTTCTACGATTTTTTGGGTTCTTCGATCGTCCCCTCCAACACCGTCTAACACTTTCGCTCTCTGGACGTTTTTCCTACGCACCAACATCAGGGAAGAGAGAGATTCAACTAATGCCCAGATATTTTAAAGAGGAACCAATAAATTAGAGGGTAGATTTtaggatttttttattttattttgcttcGACAATGAGAGAGAGCGCGAGAGAATAGagagaaattgggaaacaaatgaaaatgatatttttggaaCAAAGGGAAACACCCGGAGAAATATCACATAAGAACAATGACTAGCATAGATTTGATTTTGGACCCCATTTAATGCATCAATACTCAAAATTTACCAAAAGAACATTTCATATTCTAACATCTTTTTTAAGGAACATATTTGATGTTGACatatagagttttttttttttaaagtaataaAGAAAAAAATCGTTTATACAAAATAGGGTTGTCGAAATTAAATTTGGGTGaacttgtcaaaaaaaaaaaattgggggaAGAAATTTCATTAGTGAGAGTAAAAGGGTATTTtagttataaaataataaaaaaaaagtttcaGTCTTTATAGTTCTCAACCTCTTACGACTGGGAGCAGTACAAGCACAACCCTCTTCTCCATTCAACTGAGGCTCCTGTACGGTTATAATCTCTATTTCTGTCCCAACCAGACTCTCCTTCTTCTTCTGAGATTTTACCCAAATGGGAAAATGGAACAATCGTCTGCCTGGTAGAGTCTTCCGTCAACAAAATCCATGGAGGCCACCGCATGTCGCATACGATACAGAACCTGTCCCTGGTAATCTCTCCCTCAATAATTGAATTTCTCATCTTTTTTATGATTTGGGTTTTGATTTGAATTATAATGTGTAACGAAATTATGGGTTTTTGTTTATATCTTTCTTTTGTTGAGTGGGTTTGTTTTCTTTTTTGGCCCTCTCGAATTGTTGTTGTATTTGATGTTGATTTCTTTGTTTGGTTGCTGAGAAAATCCATAATTAGAAAGAAATTAATGGTGTGGTTCTTGGTGTAAGCATTACAAAAGGAGGGTATGAATCAAATTTTTGGTTCAAAGTATGAACTAATTTTAGAACAAGAACCCATGCATACATAATCAATGGATGTATTGTTTTCTTAACTTGCTTTGAATATTTTCATCAAGTTCTCTTTTTCATTTAGATTATTGTGGTTTGAAAACTATTGTCAAGTGTATTTGTAcataaatttttatgtttttttaatttggtTTTTGCAAGATAATGTGCCTGCATGGGAAAAGAGATTCTGCCATAAGATTGGATCAGTACCATGGCGAAAGATAGTAAACACCAAGGAATTCATGTCCTACTATAGTAATGTTGTCAATTGGGATGATTCTGCTGTGGAAGAGGCATTTCACAATGCAAAGAAACGATTTTGGGCACATATTAATGGCTTTAGTTGTGATATACCACTGCCTGACCCAGATAGTTTCATTGACGAAATAGATTGGAACCCTGTTATTGATTCTGAACTGATGAACGAATTGGATCGAGCGTATTTTGCTCCTGATGACGAGAGACAAGGGAATGAAAATCTGTGTAAGAAAGACAAGAATAGTAGAAGCTCAACTTCTGCTCCTGATGGGAATGTAAATCCTTGGGAATGTTACAATGCCGAGACTAGTGGAATAACGGTCAGCAAAGAAGATGGCTGGAACAAGTGGAATAATAATGCAAGTGTCCCAATGAATATAGACAGTAATGAAAATTCTTGGCAATCCAACATTACTCAGGGCGAGAGAGATACAAAGGACAATGTGTGGGGAGGTCAAGCGAAGAAATCATGCGAACAGGACTTGATGGGAAGCCAGAGTTGGGATAAAAGTCATTCTACTAAAACGAATTGGGACGGCAATGAAAATCCCTGGGACCCTGGCAATCTTGTGTCTGCAAATTCCAGGAAGGATGAGGGATGGGGTTCTTGGAACAAGGCTTGGGGCTTGAATAAACACGAGTCAAATAAGATAGAAAATGTTGATGATCCTTGGGTTTGTAGTTCTAGCCAACATCAATGGCAAGACATTGGGCGAGAAGCCAGGGGCAGGAAACATTGGAACCCTTATAGTACCCAGAACAGAGGTTTTGGAATTAGAAGAAATGGCGGTAACCGAGAAGTGTGGAATGAGGATTCCCAGAATAGGGGTGGTTCTTATCACAATACATCTGGCTACATAAACTCAAGGTTTAGAGGAGATGAAACTCAAACAAGTTGGAGGGGAAACAATAAAAGAAGGGTCGATTTCACATGTAGTCCATGAAGGAGAACAAGCATACATTATTGTTTTTTCAAAATATTCTGAAATTCTAACTGATAATTATGCATTGCTTGAAGCTGTGTTATAAATGGAGCAGTGTTATCTATGCTCTCTCCTCTCTTTAGTGAAGCACCAAAtcatttgtgtttttttattagaAAGGAAATGAGCAGACAGTGTAGCTTTTATTTCATTCTTTtacttataatataatatatagacTAGATTGCTTATTTCTAATAAACAATGGATATGTTCCATTTCAGATTACCAGTTCACTGAATTTCTTTGGGGAGTTTGGCCTGTTTCTCCTTTCAAATTAATTAGTTTGTGAAGTTGGAATATGCTGTGACAGTCGGCTTCACAAATGCATTTCTCTCTTGTGAAATGATAAACGACGAGTTTCTTCATTTCTATAAAgaaacgacgtgtcgttttgTGTTTTAGCTGAAAACGACGTGCCGTTTTGAAATTAGCAGAAGAAACGACATGTCGTTATCACTATAAACAGTGGGCTGTTTGTTCTAGTTATGCATTCTCGGCTAGTGACGGCGTCGACGAAGAAGAGAATCCTTAAAAGAGCTCATTGAGCTTAAGAAGAAGCTTTCTTCTCCAACCTCGTCCAGTGCTAACCTACGTTGACGAAACGACATCGTTAATGCGCCGTTTTCTTCTTCACTCACCAGACCATAACGagctgaagaagaagagaaacgaTAAGAGCTAAGAacagagcaaaagctcaaaacttTAGAGAAACAGAGGGCTAATAACGTAAATTCAAAGATGCCGCCGGGAAAACCGCCGCCGGCAAATCCCCAGAAGTTCAACTTCTTCTATGGTCACCGCAAGCCTTCCCAGAACCGCCCCATCGTCCGTGGTGGCCTCTTCTCCAACCGTCAGACCATCAGACCTCCAAAACATGAACCGAAACACCAACCTCAGCCGTCCGATCTATCTAAATGGGACCCAGATCACTTTCCATCACAACCGTCCAAACCCACCGCCGCCGCAACCCCAACACTCTCCTTTCTCTCCCCCATTGCCCGCTTCATCGTCGACGCCTTCCGTAAGAACCAATCCCAGTGGGGACCGCCTGTCGTTTCTGAGCTTCGGAAGCTCCGAAGGGTCACCCCCGAACTAGTGGCTGAGGTCCTCAAGGTACAGACCGAACCCGCTTTAGCTTCGAAGTTCTTCCACTGGGCAGGTAAGCAAAAAGGTTACAAACATAACTATGGTTCTTATAACGCTTTTGCTTATTGCCTGAACCGTACCAACCGGTACCGGTCGGCCGACCAGGTACCTGAGTTGATGGAATCTCAGGGTCGGCCTCCTAGTGAGAAACAGTTTGAGATTCTTATTAGAATGCACTCTGATGCCAATAGGGGTCTCAGAGTTTATTATGTGTATGAGAAGATGAAGAAGTTTGGTGTTAAACCAAGAGTTTTTTTGTATAATAGGATTATGGATGCTTTAGTGAAAACAGGTTATTTAGATTTGGCTTTGTCTGTTTATGAGGACTTTAAGGATGATGGTTTGGTGGAGGAGAGTGTTACTTTCATGATCTTGATTAAGGGTCTTTGCAAGTCTGGTCGAATTGAGGAAATGCTGGAGGTTTTGGAGAAGATGAGGGCAAATCTGTGCACGCCGGATGTGTTTGCTTACACTGCCATGGTGCGGGTATTGGCTTCGGAGGGGAACTTAGAGGGCTCCTTGCAGGTTTGGAAGGAAATGAAGAGAGACAGAGTTGAACCTGATGTTATAGCTTATACAACTATGATCAATGGTTTGTGTAAACGAGGGAGGGTTGAGAAAGGTTATGAATTGTTTAAGGAGATGAAGGAGAGGGGAATTTTGATCGATAGAGCTATTTATGGGACATTGGTTCAGGCTTTTGTAGGAGATGGGAAAGTTGGGCAGGCTTGTGATTTGTTTAAGGATTTATTGGATTCAGGGTATAGAGCAGACTTGGGTATTTATAACTCTCTCATTCAAGGATTGTGTAATGTGAAGCGGGTTGACAAGGCGCACAAGCTCTTTCGGATGACAGTTCAAGAGGATCTAGGGCCAAACTTTGAGACTGTTAACCCCATTTTGGTGTCTTATGCAGAGATGAGAAAAATGGATGAGTTTAGTGAGTTGCTTGAGCAGATGCAGAAATTGGGATCTTCTGTCATGGATGATCTTGCCAAATTCTTTTACTTTATGGTGGGGAAGGAGGACGGAGTAACGATGGCAATGGAAGTGTTTGAGGACTTGAAAGTCAGGGGTTATTATACAGTTGCAATATACAACATTCTGATGGAGGCTTTCCACAGAATTGGGATGGAAACAAAAGCACTGTCACTTCTAGATGAAATGAAAGATATGAATGTTCAGCCAGACTCATCAACTTATAGTATTGCAATTGAGTGTCTTGCTGAAGAGGAGAATGTTAAAGAGGCGTGTGCATGTTACAATAAGATAATTGAGATGTCTTGTGTTCCTTCTGTTTCTGCCTATCAGTCACTTGCTAGAGAACTATGCAAGACCGGTGAGATTGATGCAGCTATGATGCTTGTTCGCGACTGCTTGGCTAGTGTAAGAAGTGGGCCTATGGAGTTCAAGTACGCGCTTACCGTTCTCCATGCTTGCAAATCTAGAAACGCTGCAGATGTTCTTGCTGTAATAAGTGAGATGATGCAAGAAGGGTGTCCCCCAGATGATGTTGTATGCTCTGCTGCTATCTCTGGCATGTGTAAGCATGACACCATAGAGGAGGCAAGGAAGGTGTTTTCAAACTTGAGAGAGCGCAAAATTTTAAGCGAAGCCAGGACAATCGTGTATGATGAAATACTAATTGAACATATGAAGAAAAAGGCAGCAGACTTGGTTGTATCAGGATTGAAGTTTTTCGGTTTAGAATCTAAGCTGAAACGAAAGGGTTCTACGCTGCTGTCGAATTGAAGATCTGAATTGGGAAAACTTACTTTCCTTCTTAATAATCAAGTACAAATAATGGTCAGATTGACTTGGAATCACCTTGTTTACACTTTAAGTTTGTCATTATGACGCTGCTCGGCAATTTTAGATTGTTGCTTTGGGGGTCCTCAAGGGAGCTGCTGATGATACTAAGAAGTCTCATGACGTCTCTAACAGGTTATTTACTTCCCTTGAATTCTGATTGCTAAGCGTGCTATGCTTTATGTCAGGCGTTTGTTCTCATATATTGGATAATGGTAGATAGTAAAATAAGACAATGTAGTTGTTATTTTGACTTAAGAACCACTTTAAAATCTGAGATGGACATTGCTTTCTTGGTGTTCATACAAGTCTTGCCTCACTATTGTATGTGTCATCTAAGTTTCAAATGGCAGAGACCCAGCAAAAAGTACAGCTAAAGCAAacatggatggtgaaaccaaaaGGTTAAAGGAGAAAGGAGAAATGTCTATTATAAGGCAAGGAAACAACTGAACTCTTGAAATAATTCAATGCTTGACTGGTGAATCCCCACTTCCCAGATGGTGAGGAGCTTTCCTTTCCTCAAGCCTTGGAAGACAATGGATAGCAAAACTTGGCCCTTTAGACGAAACTCACTCTCCTCGCCCTGCAGAATGTGTTGCTTCATAACCCCTGATTGTAGTTGTAACTTTTGTATACATACCTCAGATTATAGATTTACAGTAATTTTGATCAAGAAGATGCAGAGATTACTAGTTTGAATAACATCATATTGAAATTTAGCTGAAACGTTGATGCAGGGTACATAGTTATCAActcatttgtattttttttctttgcaaACAATAATAATTTTTCATCTCTATTCGAATGGCATGTACTACTTTAGACAATGTTTTCCCAGTTATAACTTATAATTATTCAAAGATCATAAAACGATATTTGGAAGAAGCTCAAGAAATGAACATTTCATATAATGATCAAAATTGTTACTAGAATTCACAGAAGGTAAAGGAGAACTACAATTTATCCATAAACATTAATTATTATACATATAAAGCTACATAAAAGACTCTAAACTTCCCTTATGGGTCGATTACGAGTACGTGGAGGAGTCACATTATTATCTGAAGGCAACTCAATATCATCTTCACCTTCATCCTCCTCTGATTGTCTGATAGCTTCGTTAAGCGCAACGTGGACCCCATAAAACAAACAGGTAGAACAAAGTCAAAAACAAAATATTCCCCAATTACCCTTTATCCAGCAAATCAAGAAGTTGATAATAAAACGACTCGGTAATTTTATCAAACAGGTTATAGACTATGCAAGAAAAGCAAAAAAGAGTAGGTGACTGAGAAAACCCAGTTGGGAAAAAAGATGAATTACCTCTTCGAGATAGTCTCTATCGAGCTTATCGGAGATTCTGATTGAGGCAAAGACAGTGACGAGAATGAGAGATAAGGGCAAAAAGAAGGCAAGTACAAAGCTTCCGGTGCTGGGACCTGCACGCGTGACCACACTCAGGCCTCTAGCTCTAGCTCTGTTTTTCAATGGGTCACCGGAGAATGTAAGCGCCGCCGAATTGGGCAAGCGAGAAGAGTTGAATGAAGCGGTTGTGGGAGTGTGAGTGGGTCGGAGAGCAAAGGGGTTGGAGCTGTGCGTGGAGAGAGTGAGAGCGAGTGAGGTTACATTCAAACTTCCAATCGTGGCTGTACGGAAAAGAGGGTGAGGAACTACGGCCAAGCTTGAGGCAATCGGAGTGAGCTGAGTGGGAGACAGCGGAGATGGGAGAGGCTTCCATGCCGGGAAACAGCTTCTCAGAGCCAGGTGGGGCCCAACGGGTGGTGGGATCGGTGACCCCACCACGCCATTGGAGGACGAAGGCCAAGGCAGCGAGAGTGAGAGGGAGAAGGGTGAGAAGAAGGAGAAGCTTGGAAGTGAAGGAGTGAGACGAAGAGGAGAGGAAGATGGGGTTTGCCGGAGTGGGGGCATGGTGGTGGTGGCTGGGAGAGAGAGAGCTTTGATTTTTCAAAGAGAAAAATAAGtaagagaaggaagaagaagccACACCAGATTTTGGGTCTTCTTCTGTTCTTCTTTGTTGGACTCCAAAAGcaattttgttttatattttctaccaaaatatatatattttatttttattttttatggaaAAAAATATTACCTTTGGATCTTATTTAGTTTCTAAAAATGGCATTAAATCTCTATGAGTGTATAGTCTTTGGAAAATTTATGAATACAATACCATACTCTAAACGTTAGAATTTATTtagttttgtttctttttttctttgcAAACAGTAATCATTTTTCATCTGTATTCGAATGGCATGTACTACTTTAGACAATGTTTTCCCAGTCATAACTTGTAATAATTCAAAGATCATAAAACGATATTCGGAAGAAGCTCAAGAAATGAACTTTTCATATAATGATCAAAATTGTCACTAGAATACACAGAAGGTAATGGAGAACTACAATTTATCCATAAAAATGAATTATTATACATATAAAGCTACATAAAAGACTCTAAACTTCCCTTATGGGTCGATTACGAGTACGTGGAGGAGTCACATTATTATCCGAAGGCAACTCAATATCATCTTCACCTTCATCCTCCTCTGATTGTCTGATAGCTTCATTAAGCGCAACCTGGATCCCATAAAACAAACAGGTAGAACAAAGTCAAAAACAAAATATTCCCCAATTACCCTTTATCCAGCAAATCAAGAAGTTGATAATAAAACGACTCGGTAATTTTATCAAACAGGTTATAGACTATGCAAGAAAAGCAAAAAAGAGTAAGTAACTGAGAAAACCCAGTTGGGAAAAAAGATGAATTACCTCTTCGAGATAGTCTCTATCGAGCTTATCGGAGATTCTGATTGAGGCAAAGACAGTGACGAGAATGAGAGATAAGGGCAAAAAGAAGGCAAGAACAAAGCTTCCGGTGCTGGGACCTGCACGCGTGACCACACTCGTGCCTCTAGCTCTAGCTCTGGTTTTCAATGGGTCACCGGAGAATGTAAGCGCCGGCGAATTGGGCAAGCGAGAAGAGTTGAATGAAGCGGTTGTGGGAGTGTGAGTGGGTCGGAGAGCAGAGGGGTTGGAGCTGTGCGTGGAGAGAGTGAGAACGAGTGAGGTTGGGTTGGAGATTAGGAGAATCCCCGCCATGGTCGTTTTTCGGTAGCCACGTCAGACAGTATTGTTATTCCCTCATCTTCTGTAAATAAGAAGACTGTACTGTTCTACGGTcctgtgtatatatatacatatgatacCTTTAAACGACTAGTCGTTTAACAATTCGTTGTCGTGTAGTTTTATTGATTGTCGTTTTTAAATTTTCTCATGtaatatgtatttatatttttatattttcctCTTAAAATagcattttaaaaaatttatatagtTATATTTGAGTATtcagtttattatttttttctcattttctaCTTATAAACTAATAAAGAAGCATAAACATAATTTGAGTACAAGTTTGGGATAATTTAAAATTTGGTTAATAGGGGTCGTTTGGTAAGATTTTTGTGTTTGAATTtcttaaacacaaaaatggaaatattattttatttttgtttctttatttttattttaaaaatatgtttggtaactatttttgttttttgtttttaaaaacaaaaaataataaaagcatttgataaattttatttttattttttgtttaacaatataaagtattgatttgaaaaagagaagaaaaaaaaaagaaaaattgaaaactatttaaagaaaaatgaaagtgaaaaaatttctattttaaaaatttaataaattttaattaaaatttaataaattaataaataaaaataaaattaccaaacacattttatgtttaattattaaatttttaattaattaaataaaaaactatttttaattaattaaataaaaaactatttttttttaagtattaccaACACCTATAATTTTTGACATTTTATTGTCGATTTTAGTTTTGGTAGACTAGACACTTACTCCATTTGTcaatttcattttctttttttaaGATTTTTCATTTTGCTGTCGTTTAAAGATTATGGTCTATTTTTCATAAATTGTCTTATATTACATTTTCTGTCATTTGCAGCTATTTTGTCAAGGCCTTGTTagctttatgttttaaattagaATTTTACATAGAAATAAAATTccaatttttttacaaaataccAAAAGTAACATAGAAAATAACATCTCCTCACTCGACAACACTGTGGTTTTCTATacacaagaagaagaaaaaatcacCATAACTTCTAGTTATGGCTCTCAAGTCAAAGCTTGACAAAATAATCTCTCTCCCTAAATTCTTAGTTTCTACACCACCGCTTGGATACTGATCGGGAAGAACCAACTGCAAATGCAGCCCCACAACAAGTCTACTTGCCATTTCTTTACTCTCCTAGCTCTTCCCATCGAGAAAAACAGGATCGGattggaggaagaagaagaa is a window of Humulus lupulus chromosome 4, drHumLupu1.1, whole genome shotgun sequence DNA encoding:
- the LOC133829821 gene encoding uncharacterized protein LOC133829821, which encodes MGKWNNRLPGRVFRQQNPWRPPHVAYDTEPVPDNVPAWEKRFCHKIGSVPWRKIVNTKEFMSYYSNVVNWDDSAVEEAFHNAKKRFWAHINGFSCDIPLPDPDSFIDEIDWNPVIDSELMNELDRAYFAPDDERQGNENLCKKDKNSRSSTSAPDGNVNPWECYNAETSGITVSKEDGWNKWNNNASVPMNIDSNENSWQSNITQGERDTKDNVWGGQAKKSCEQDLMGSQSWDKSHSTKTNWDGNENPWDPGNLVSANSRKDEGWGSWNKAWGLNKHESNKIENVDDPWVCSSSQHQWQDIGREARGRKHWNPYSTQNRGFGIRRNGGNREVWNEDSQNRGGSYHNTSGYINSRFRGDETQTSWRGNNKRRVDFTCSP
- the LOC133829820 gene encoding pentatricopeptide repeat-containing protein At4g20740, with protein sequence MPPGKPPPANPQKFNFFYGHRKPSQNRPIVRGGLFSNRQTIRPPKHEPKHQPQPSDLSKWDPDHFPSQPSKPTAAATPTLSFLSPIARFIVDAFRKNQSQWGPPVVSELRKLRRVTPELVAEVLKVQTEPALASKFFHWAGKQKGYKHNYGSYNAFAYCLNRTNRYRSADQVPELMESQGRPPSEKQFEILIRMHSDANRGLRVYYVYEKMKKFGVKPRVFLYNRIMDALVKTGYLDLALSVYEDFKDDGLVEESVTFMILIKGLCKSGRIEEMLEVLEKMRANLCTPDVFAYTAMVRVLASEGNLEGSLQVWKEMKRDRVEPDVIAYTTMINGLCKRGRVEKGYELFKEMKERGILIDRAIYGTLVQAFVGDGKVGQACDLFKDLLDSGYRADLGIYNSLIQGLCNVKRVDKAHKLFRMTVQEDLGPNFETVNPILVSYAEMRKMDEFSELLEQMQKLGSSVMDDLAKFFYFMVGKEDGVTMAMEVFEDLKVRGYYTVAIYNILMEAFHRIGMETKALSLLDEMKDMNVQPDSSTYSIAIECLAEEENVKEACACYNKIIEMSCVPSVSAYQSLARELCKTGEIDAAMMLVRDCLASVRSGPMEFKYALTVLHACKSRNAADVLAVISEMMQEGCPPDDVVCSAAISGMCKHDTIEEARKVFSNLRERKILSEARTIVYDEILIEHMKKKAADLVVSGLKFFGLESKLKRKGSTLLSN
- the LOC133829822 gene encoding uncharacterized protein LOC133829822; this translates as MAGILLISNPTSLVLTLSTHSSNPSALRPTHTPTTASFNSSRLPNSPALTFSGDPLKTRARARGTSVVTRAGPSTGSFVLAFFLPLSLILVTVFASIRISDKLDRDYLEEVALNEAIRQSEEDEGEDDIELPSDNNVTPPRTRNRPIREV
- the LOC133831817 gene encoding uncharacterized protein LOC133831817, encoding MPPLRQTPSSSPLRLTPSLPSFSFFSPFSLSLSLPWPSSSNGVVGSPIPPPVGPHLALRSCFPAWKPLPSPLSPTQLTPIASSLAVVPHPLFRTATIGSLNVTSLALTLSTHSSNPFALRPTHTPTTASFNSSRLPNSAALTFSGDPLKNRARARGLSVVTRAGPSTGSFVLAFFLPLSLILVTVFASIRISDKLDRDYLEEFSFTFCEF